One stretch of Lysobacter sp. KIS68-7 DNA includes these proteins:
- the pyrE gene encoding orotate phosphoribosyltransferase, producing MADHRTRFLTLALRAQALRFGAFTLKSGRESPYFFNAGRFDSGAALAELAACYADALAEAGVAFDVLFGPAYKGIPLATAVACEFARRGRDVPLAFNRKEAKAHGEGGLLIGAPLAGKRVLIVDDVITAGTAIREALGMIREVGGVPAGIVIALDRQERASEAHAQSAAQAVAEEHGLPVVAVATLGDLLAFAGESADLVDHRDALLAYRARYGSASAS from the coding sequence ATGGCCGACCATCGCACCCGCTTTCTGACCCTCGCGCTGCGCGCGCAGGCCCTGCGCTTCGGCGCGTTCACGCTGAAGTCGGGCCGCGAAAGCCCGTACTTCTTCAATGCCGGCCGCTTCGACAGCGGCGCCGCCCTGGCCGAGTTGGCCGCGTGCTACGCCGATGCGCTGGCGGAGGCGGGCGTGGCGTTCGACGTCCTGTTCGGGCCGGCCTACAAGGGCATCCCGCTGGCGACGGCGGTGGCCTGCGAATTCGCCCGCCGTGGCCGCGACGTGCCCCTGGCCTTCAACCGGAAGGAAGCCAAGGCCCACGGCGAAGGCGGCCTGCTGATCGGGGCGCCGCTGGCGGGCAAGCGCGTGCTGATCGTGGACGACGTGATCACCGCCGGCACCGCGATCCGCGAAGCGCTCGGCATGATTCGCGAGGTCGGCGGCGTGCCCGCCGGCATCGTCATCGCACTCGACCGCCAGGAGCGCGCCAGCGAAGCGCACGCACAGTCGGCGGCGCAGGCGGTCGCGGAAGAACACGGACTGCCCGTGGTGGCCGTCGCCACCCTCGGGGACCTGCTTGCGTTCGCGGGCGAAAGCGCGGACCTTGTCGACCATCGCGATGCCCTGCTCGCCTATCGGGCGCGCTATGGCAGCGCATCCGCGTCGTAA
- a CDS encoding exodeoxyribonuclease III codes for MRIVSFNANGVRSAAGKGFFDWFRAQDADVLCLQETKAQEHQVTGPDFIPEGYRAYFRDATTKKGYSGVALYARREPDEVRTGLGWAPFDDEGRYIEARFGNLSVVSFYIPSGSSGELRQGFKFEVMEWLAPILHHWLHSGRDYVLCGDWNIVRSELDIKNWKSNQKNSGCLPRERDWLNGMCADKTGWVDAYRALRADGQDYTWWSNRGAARTKDVGWRIDYQFCTPSLRDMLAGCSIHPSPRFSDHAPFVVDYAL; via the coding sequence TTGCGCATCGTCAGCTTCAACGCCAATGGCGTCCGCTCCGCCGCCGGCAAGGGCTTCTTCGACTGGTTCCGCGCGCAGGACGCCGACGTGCTGTGCCTGCAGGAAACCAAGGCGCAGGAGCACCAGGTCACCGGCCCCGACTTCATCCCCGAGGGCTATCGCGCGTATTTCCGCGACGCCACCACGAAGAAGGGCTACAGCGGCGTGGCCCTGTACGCCAGGCGCGAGCCCGACGAGGTACGCACGGGACTGGGGTGGGCGCCGTTCGACGACGAGGGGCGCTACATCGAGGCGCGCTTCGGCAACCTGAGCGTCGTGTCGTTCTACATTCCGTCCGGTTCCTCGGGCGAGCTGCGCCAGGGCTTCAAGTTCGAGGTGATGGAGTGGCTCGCGCCGATCCTCCACCACTGGCTGCACAGCGGCCGCGACTACGTGCTCTGCGGCGACTGGAACATCGTGCGCAGCGAGCTGGACATCAAGAACTGGAAGTCGAACCAGAAGAACTCCGGCTGCCTGCCGCGCGAGCGTGATTGGTTGAACGGCATGTGCGCCGACAAGACAGGTTGGGTCGACGCGTATCGCGCGCTGCGCGCCGACGGCCAGGATTACACCTGGTGGAGCAATCGCGGCGCGGCGCGCACCAAGGACGTGGGCTGGCGCATCGACTACCAGTTCTGCACGCCTTCGCTGCGCGACATGCTCGCCGGATGTTCCATCCATCCGTCGCCGCGCTTTTCCGACCATGCGCCTTTCGTCGTGGATTACGCCCTTTGA
- a CDS encoding MFS transporter, with translation MSTAARDSATAAKPKKPSVWKAFTQPAAWTMFFFGFASGLPFLLVAGTLAYWLKQNGIVLKEITIIASAGMTYALKFLWAPLLDHARLPLFSRLGQRRGWLLFAQIGVVAGLVGMAMVTPSQLGTFVGFTLLVAFAGATQDIAVDAYRIEIGSPSDQGALVATYSLGYRIALIVTGAFALFMAEHMAWSTVYLVLALLMLLPVGVTLIAREPEVIRKLPDNWGDAMRLAIVDPFADFFRRYGKSTALLTLLFILLFKIPEQALVGGIMSPFYLDMGFTLSEIGAITKIYGIWMGIVGVFLGGAAIARWGVRAPLLAAVVLCASCNLLYVWLTLHPGNLGALTVVISAENMTLGFLGTAAVAFLSALVNRQHTATQYALLSSMVNLPGKVLGVFAGGIVEATSYSNYFIIATLAVLPATLLFLYLWPRFRHIDAPAER, from the coding sequence TTGAGTACAGCCGCCCGCGATTCCGCCACTGCCGCGAAGCCGAAGAAGCCTTCTGTCTGGAAGGCGTTCACGCAACCCGCCGCATGGACGATGTTCTTCTTCGGGTTCGCATCCGGGCTGCCCTTCCTGCTGGTGGCGGGCACGCTCGCGTACTGGTTGAAGCAGAACGGGATCGTGCTCAAGGAGATCACGATCATCGCCAGCGCAGGCATGACCTATGCGCTGAAATTCCTGTGGGCGCCGTTGCTGGACCACGCGCGGCTGCCACTGTTCTCGCGGCTGGGGCAAAGGCGCGGGTGGCTGTTGTTCGCCCAGATCGGCGTGGTGGCGGGACTGGTGGGCATGGCGATGGTCACGCCGTCGCAGCTGGGGACGTTCGTCGGATTCACCCTGCTGGTGGCGTTCGCGGGCGCGACGCAGGACATCGCGGTGGATGCGTACCGCATCGAGATCGGCTCGCCGTCGGATCAGGGCGCGCTGGTCGCGACTTACTCGCTGGGCTACCGCATTGCGCTGATCGTGACCGGTGCGTTCGCGCTTTTCATGGCGGAACACATGGCGTGGAGCACGGTGTACCTCGTGCTGGCATTGCTGATGTTGCTGCCGGTGGGCGTGACGCTGATTGCGCGCGAGCCCGAGGTGATCCGCAAGTTGCCGGACAACTGGGGCGATGCCATGCGGCTGGCGATCGTGGATCCGTTCGCGGATTTCTTCCGGCGCTACGGCAAATCGACCGCACTGCTGACGCTGCTCTTCATCCTCTTGTTCAAGATCCCGGAGCAGGCGCTGGTCGGCGGGATCATGAGCCCGTTCTACCTGGACATGGGCTTCACCCTGAGCGAGATCGGAGCGATCACGAAGATCTACGGCATCTGGATGGGGATCGTCGGTGTGTTCCTGGGTGGCGCGGCCATCGCACGATGGGGCGTGCGCGCGCCACTGCTCGCAGCCGTCGTGCTGTGCGCCAGCTGCAACCTGCTCTACGTATGGCTGACGCTGCATCCGGGCAACCTGGGTGCGCTGACGGTCGTGATCTCCGCCGAAAACATGACCCTCGGATTCCTCGGCACGGCCGCCGTGGCGTTCCTGTCCGCGCTCGTCAACCGACAGCACACCGCCACCCAATACGCACTGCTGAGCTCGATGGTGAACCTGCCGGGCAAGGTCCTCGGGGTGTTCGCCGGCGGCATCGTGGAAGCGACCAGCTATTCGAACTACTTCATCATCGCCACCCTGGCGGTGCTGCCGGCAACTCTGCTGTTCCTCTACCTGTGGCCGCGTTTCAGGCACATCGACGCGCCCGCGGAGCGCTGA